In Streptomyces puniciscabiei, a single genomic region encodes these proteins:
- a CDS encoding SsgA family sporulation/cell division regulator → MEWIIGRDLLIDGLEGPAGEGDVRIWPTGEEGCRDLYILLNPPSGTALLKAPAQEFKAFLQETEAVVPRGAELGRSDFDRSPAHFLAEG, encoded by the coding sequence GTGGAATGGATCATCGGGCGCGACTTGCTGATCGACGGCCTGGAGGGCCCCGCCGGCGAGGGAGACGTTCGCATATGGCCCACCGGCGAGGAGGGCTGCCGCGACTTGTACATCCTTCTCAACCCGCCGTCCGGTACGGCCCTGCTCAAGGCCCCAGCGCAGGAATTCAAGGCGTTCCTGCAGGAAACGGAGGCAGTGGTGCCGCGGGGGGCCGAGCTCGGCCGCAGCGACTTCGACCGCTCGCCGGCGCACTTCCTCGCCGAAGGGTGA